One genomic window of Vibrio ziniensis includes the following:
- the glmU gene encoding bifunctional UDP-N-acetylglucosamine diphosphorylase/glucosamine-1-phosphate N-acetyltransferase GlmU, protein MKFSAVILAAGKGTRMHSNMPKVLHTLAGKPMVKHVIDTCNSLGAQNIHLVYGHGGDQMKQALAEENVNWVLQAEQLGTGHAVDQASPQFQDDEKILVLYGDVPLISEETIESLLDAQPNDGIALLTVILKNPTGYGRIVRKHGPVVAIVEQKDATEEQKLIKEVNTGVMVATGRDLKRWLSGLNNNNAQGEYYLTDVIAAAHEEGRAVEAVHPSSAIEVEGVNDRIQLARLERAFQTRQANRLLEQGVMLRDPSRFDLRGELQCGMDVEIDVNVVIEGTVSIGDNVIIGAGCILKDCEIDDNTVIRPYSVIEGASVGEDCTVGPFTRLRPGADLRNDAHVGNFVEVKNARIGEGSKANHLTYIGDAEIGQRVNVGAGVITCNYDGANKFKTIIGDDVFVGSDCQLVAPVTIANGATIGAGTTLTKNVAEGELVITRAKEKKISGWQRPTKKK, encoded by the coding sequence ATGAAATTTAGCGCTGTAATTCTCGCTGCGGGTAAAGGTACTCGCATGCATTCTAATATGCCAAAAGTTCTTCATACTCTTGCCGGAAAGCCGATGGTGAAACACGTGATTGATACGTGTAACAGCTTAGGTGCACAAAATATCCACTTGGTTTACGGCCATGGCGGCGATCAAATGAAGCAAGCTTTGGCAGAAGAAAACGTCAATTGGGTGTTGCAAGCGGAGCAATTGGGGACAGGTCATGCGGTTGATCAGGCTTCTCCACAATTTCAGGATGATGAGAAGATCCTCGTTTTATACGGTGATGTTCCATTGATCTCTGAGGAAACCATTGAAAGTCTATTGGATGCTCAACCAAATGACGGCATTGCTCTGTTAACCGTAATACTGAAAAATCCAACAGGCTATGGACGTATCGTACGTAAACATGGTCCTGTGGTCGCGATTGTTGAGCAGAAAGATGCTACTGAAGAGCAGAAACTCATCAAAGAAGTGAATACAGGTGTAATGGTGGCGACAGGGCGTGACCTAAAACGTTGGTTGTCAGGTTTAAATAATAATAATGCCCAAGGTGAGTACTATCTGACTGACGTTATCGCTGCGGCTCACGAAGAAGGTCGAGCAGTTGAAGCAGTACATCCTTCAAGTGCTATTGAAGTGGAAGGGGTTAACGATCGTATTCAACTGGCTCGTCTAGAGCGTGCTTTCCAAACTCGTCAGGCAAATCGTCTATTAGAGCAAGGTGTGATGCTGCGCGATCCATCTCGTTTTGATCTACGTGGCGAACTGCAATGTGGCATGGATGTCGAGATTGACGTTAACGTTGTTATTGAAGGTACAGTATCGATTGGCGATAACGTTATCATCGGTGCGGGTTGTATTCTTAAAGACTGTGAAATCGACGACAATACAGTGATTCGCCCTTACAGCGTCATTGAAGGAGCGAGTGTCGGTGAAGATTGTACCGTTGGTCCATTTACTCGTCTTCGTCCTGGCGCAGATCTGCGTAACGATGCCCACGTTGGTAACTTTGTTGAAGTGAAAAATGCACGCATTGGTGAAGGTTCTAAAGCCAACCATTTAACTTACATTGGTGATGCTGAAATTGGTCAGCGTGTTAACGTGGGTGCTGGTGTGATTACCTGTAACTATGATGGTGCAAATAAGTTTAAGACTATCATTGGCGATGATGTATTTGTAGGCTCGGATTGCCAGCTGGTGGCTCCTGTCACTATCGCTAACGGAGCGACAATCGGTGCCGGTACCACATTAACTAAAAATGTCGCGGAAGGTGAGTTAGTGATCACTCGCGCTAAAGAGAAGAAAATTTCAGGTTGGCAACGTCCGACCAAGAAAAAATAA
- a CDS encoding F0F1 ATP synthase subunit epsilon: protein MAAITFHLDVVSAEKKIFSGRVETFQVTGSEGELGIFHGHTPLLTAIKPGMVRIVKQHGHEEIIYVSGGIVEIQPGTATVLADTAIRGEDLDTAKAQEAKRRAEEKIQNQHGDMDFAQAASELAKAIAQLRVIELTKKRR, encoded by the coding sequence ATGGCAGCAATAACCTTTCATCTAGACGTTGTAAGCGCAGAGAAGAAAATCTTCTCAGGTCGTGTTGAAACGTTTCAGGTGACCGGTAGCGAAGGTGAACTTGGTATTTTCCATGGTCACACACCGCTGCTGACCGCTATTAAGCCTGGTATGGTGCGTATAGTGAAACAACACGGCCACGAAGAAATTATTTATGTTTCTGGTGGTATTGTTGAAATTCAACCTGGTACAGCGACTGTACTGGCTGATACAGCAATTCGTGGTGAAGATCTAGATACAGCCAAGGCTCAAGAAGCCAAACGTCGCGCTGAGGAGAAAATCCAGAATCAGCATGGCGATATGGACTTCGCACAAGCGGCCAGTGAACTGGCTAAAGCCATTGCTCAGCTACGAGTAATTGAGCTGACTAAGAAACGTCGTTAA
- the atpD gene encoding F0F1 ATP synthase subunit beta, which yields MATGKIVQIIGAVVDVEFPQSEVPSVYDALNVVDSKERLVLEVQQQLGGGVIRAIVMGSSDGLRRGLAVENTGAPISVPVGTKTLGRIMNVLGDAIDERGEIGAEELYSIHRAAPSYEEQSNETALLETGVKVIDLICPFAKGGKIGLFGGAGVGKTVNMMELINNIALQHSGLSVFAGVGERTREGNDFYYEMQEAGVVNINEPEKSKVAMVYGQMNEPPGNRLRVALTGLTMAEKFRDEGRDVLLFIDNIYRYTLAGTEVSALLGRMPSAVGYQPTLAEEMGVLQERITSTRQGSITSVQAVYVPADDLTDPSPATTFAHLDATVVLNRNIAAMGLYPAIDPLDSTSRQLDPLVVGQEHYDVARGVQQTLQRYKELKDIIAILGMDELSEGDKQVVSRARKIERFLTQPYHVAEVFTGDPGVYVPLKETLRGFKGLLAGDYDDIPEQAFMYCGTIDEAIENAKKL from the coding sequence ATGGCTACAGGTAAGATCGTACAGATCATTGGTGCGGTAGTCGACGTAGAGTTCCCACAGAGCGAAGTACCTAGTGTTTACGATGCTCTGAACGTTGTGGATTCTAAAGAGCGTCTAGTTCTTGAAGTTCAGCAACAGCTTGGCGGTGGCGTAATTCGCGCAATCGTTATGGGTAGCTCTGATGGTTTACGTCGCGGTTTGGCAGTTGAAAACACTGGCGCTCCAATCTCAGTACCAGTAGGTACTAAGACACTAGGTCGTATCATGAACGTACTTGGTGATGCGATTGACGAGCGTGGTGAAATCGGTGCGGAAGAGCTTTACTCTATCCACCGTGCAGCGCCAAGCTACGAAGAGCAATCAAACGAGACAGCTCTTCTAGAAACAGGTGTAAAAGTAATCGACTTGATTTGTCCATTCGCTAAGGGTGGTAAGATCGGTCTATTCGGTGGTGCAGGTGTAGGTAAGACCGTTAACATGATGGAACTTATCAACAACATCGCACTACAACACTCTGGTCTATCAGTATTCGCGGGTGTTGGTGAACGTACTCGTGAAGGTAACGACTTCTACTACGAGATGCAGGAAGCGGGTGTTGTAAACATCAACGAACCTGAGAAATCGAAAGTAGCAATGGTTTACGGCCAAATGAACGAGCCACCAGGTAACCGTCTACGTGTTGCACTGACTGGTTTGACTATGGCTGAGAAATTCCGTGATGAAGGCCGTGACGTACTGCTGTTTATCGATAACATCTATCGTTACACACTTGCAGGGACAGAGGTTTCAGCACTGCTAGGTCGTATGCCTTCTGCAGTAGGTTACCAACCTACTCTTGCTGAAGAAATGGGTGTTCTTCAAGAACGTATCACTTCAACTCGTCAAGGTTCTATCACGTCTGTACAGGCGGTATACGTACCTGCGGATGACTTGACTGACCCATCTCCAGCAACAACGTTCGCACACTTGGACGCAACAGTTGTACTTAACCGTAACATCGCAGCTATGGGTCTATACCCAGCGATCGACCCACTAGATTCGACTTCACGTCAGCTAGATCCATTGGTTGTTGGTCAAGAGCACTATGATGTTGCACGTGGTGTTCAGCAAACGCTTCAGCGTTATAAAGAGCTGAAAGACATCATTGCGATCCTAGGTATGGACGAGCTTTCTGAAGGCGATAAGCAAGTTGTATCTCGTGCACGTAAGATTGAGCGTTTCCTAACTCAACCTTACCACGTAGCGGAAGTATTTACTGGTGACCCTGGTGTATACGTTCCTCTTAAAGAAACACTACGTGGCTTTAAAGGTCTACTAGCTGGTGACTACGACGACATTCCAGAGCAAGCGTTTATGTACTGCGGTACTATCGACGAAGCTATCGAGAATGCGAAGAAGCTATAA
- the atpG gene encoding F0F1 ATP synthase subunit gamma: MAGAKEIRNKIGSVKSTQKITKAMEMVAASKMRRSQDAMEASRPYAETMRKVIGHVANANLEYRHPYLAEREAKRVGYIIVSTDRGLCGGLNINVFKKAVTDMQAWKAKGADIELAVIGSKATAFFNNSGAKVVAQVSGLGDSPSLEDLIGSVGVMLKKYDEGELDRLYVVYNEFVNTMVQQPTIDQLLPLPKSESEEMQRPHSWDYIYEPEPKPLLDTLLVRYVESQVYQGVVENLACEQAARMIAMKAATDNATNLIEDLELVYNKARQAAITQELSEIVSGAAAV, encoded by the coding sequence ATGGCCGGCGCAAAAGAGATACGTAATAAAATCGGTAGTGTTAAAAGCACGCAGAAAATTACGAAAGCGATGGAAATGGTAGCAGCTTCAAAAATGCGTCGCTCTCAAGACGCAATGGAAGCTTCTCGTCCATACGCTGAAACAATGCGTAAAGTGATCGGTCATGTGGCTAACGCAAATCTAGAGTACCGTCATCCGTACCTAGCTGAGCGTGAAGCTAAACGTGTTGGTTATATCATCGTTTCTACAGATCGTGGCTTGTGTGGCGGCTTGAACATTAACGTGTTCAAAAAAGCTGTAACAGATATGCAAGCTTGGAAAGCAAAAGGTGCTGACATTGAGCTAGCGGTAATCGGCTCTAAAGCAACGGCTTTCTTTAACAACAGTGGCGCAAAAGTCGTCGCTCAGGTTTCTGGTCTTGGTGACTCACCAAGCTTGGAAGACCTGATCGGTTCTGTTGGCGTAATGTTGAAAAAATACGATGAAGGTGAATTGGACCGTCTATATGTGGTTTACAACGAGTTTGTAAACACCATGGTTCAGCAACCAACGATCGATCAATTGCTACCTTTGCCTAAATCGGAAAGCGAAGAGATGCAGCGTCCGCATTCATGGGACTACATCTACGAGCCTGAACCAAAACCTCTACTGGATACGCTTCTTGTGCGTTACGTAGAGTCTCAGGTTTATCAAGGTGTAGTTGAGAACCTTGCTTGTGAGCAAGCGGCTCGAATGATTGCGATGAAGGCTGCAACTGATAACGCAACTAACTTGATTGAAGATTTAGAACTTGTGTATAACAAAGCCCGTCAGGCTGCGATCACACAAGAACTATCGGAAATCGTTTCTGGTGCGGCAGCGGTTTAA
- the atpA gene encoding F0F1 ATP synthase subunit alpha codes for MQLNSTEISDLIKQRIESFNVVSEARNEGTIVSVSDGIIRIHGLADVMQGEMIELPGGRYALALNLERDSVGAVVMGPYADLKEGMKVTGTGRILEVPVGPELLGRVVNTLGEPIDGKGPIEAKLTSPVEVIAPGVIDRKSVDQPVQTGYKSVDSMIPIGRGQRELIIGDRQTGKTAMAIDAIINQKNSGIFSIYVAIGQKASTIANVVRKLEEHGALSNTIVVVASASESAALQYLAPYAGCAMGEYFRDRGEDALIVYDDLSKQAVAYRQISLLLKRPPGREAFPGDVFYLHSRLLERAARVNEEYVERFTNGEVKGKTGSLTALPIIETQAGDVSAFVPTNVISITDGQIFLQTELFNAGVRPAVDPGISVSRVGGSAQTKIIKKLSGGIRTALAAYRELAAFAQFSSDLDEATKRQLDHGQKVTELMKQKQYAPMSVFDQALTIFAAERGYLKDVELSKVLDFEAALLSYARAQYADFAAEIDKTGAYNDEIEAQLKKLADDFKATQTW; via the coding sequence ATGCAACTTAATTCCACGGAAATTAGCGATCTAATTAAACAGCGTATTGAATCATTCAACGTTGTTAGTGAAGCTCGCAATGAAGGTACTATCGTATCGGTAAGCGATGGTATTATCCGTATTCATGGCCTTGCGGACGTGATGCAAGGTGAAATGATTGAATTACCGGGCGGTCGTTATGCACTAGCACTTAACCTTGAGCGTGACTCAGTGGGTGCGGTTGTAATGGGCCCATATGCTGACCTTAAGGAAGGCATGAAAGTTACAGGTACTGGTCGCATTCTTGAAGTACCAGTTGGTCCAGAACTACTAGGTCGCGTAGTGAATACACTAGGTGAGCCTATCGATGGTAAAGGCCCAATCGAAGCTAAATTAACTTCACCTGTAGAAGTGATTGCACCAGGCGTAATCGACCGTAAATCGGTAGATCAACCTGTACAAACTGGTTATAAGTCAGTTGACTCAATGATCCCAATCGGTCGTGGTCAGCGTGAGCTTATCATCGGTGACCGTCAAACTGGTAAAACAGCGATGGCGATCGATGCAATCATCAACCAGAAAAACTCTGGTATTTTCTCTATCTACGTAGCAATCGGTCAGAAAGCATCGACTATCGCAAACGTAGTTCGCAAACTAGAAGAGCATGGCGCACTATCGAACACTATCGTTGTGGTTGCATCTGCTTCTGAATCTGCAGCGCTACAATACCTAGCGCCATACGCAGGTTGTGCGATGGGTGAATACTTCCGTGATCGCGGTGAAGACGCACTAATTGTTTATGATGATCTATCTAAACAAGCGGTAGCTTACCGTCAGATCTCTCTACTACTAAAACGCCCACCAGGCCGTGAAGCATTCCCGGGTGACGTTTTCTACCTCCACTCTCGTCTACTAGAGCGTGCTGCTCGTGTAAACGAAGAATACGTAGAACGTTTCACTAACGGTGAAGTGAAAGGTAAGACAGGTTCTTTAACTGCACTACCTATCATCGAAACACAAGCTGGTGACGTTTCAGCATTCGTACCGACAAACGTAATCTCTATTACCGACGGTCAGATCTTCCTACAAACTGAGCTATTCAACGCGGGTGTTCGCCCAGCGGTTGACCCAGGTATCTCAGTATCTCGTGTAGGTGGTTCTGCGCAAACGAAGATCATCAAGAAACTATCAGGTGGTATCCGTACAGCACTAGCTGCATACCGCGAACTAGCGGCTTTCGCTCAGTTCTCTTCTGATCTTGATGAAGCGACTAAGCGTCAGTTAGACCACGGTCAAAAAGTTACTGAACTGATGAAGCAGAAACAATATGCTCCAATGTCAGTGTTTGACCAAGCTCTAACTATCTTTGCAGCAGAGCGTGGCTACCTAAAAGATGTAGAACTGTCAAAAGTTCTAGATTTTGAGGCGGCTCTACTATCGTATGCTCGCGCTCAGTACGCAGATTTTGCAGCTGAGATCGACAAGACGGGTGCTTACAACGATGAGATCGAAGCTCAGCTTAAGAAGCTAGCAGACGATTTTAAAGCAACCCAAACTTGGTAA
- the atpH gene encoding F0F1 ATP synthase subunit delta, whose protein sequence is MSDLTTIARPYAKAAFDFAVEKQQLTQWGEMLAFAAEVTNNEQMKELLTSSASAEKLAEIFIAICGEQFDEFGQNLIKVMAENGRLRAIPDVFEQFVALKKEYEKNIDVEVISATELSEQQLSDISNKLEQRLERKVQLNCSVDETLLGGVVIRAGDLVIDNSARGRLNRLSDALQS, encoded by the coding sequence ATGTCTGATTTGACTACTATTGCTCGCCCCTACGCTAAAGCAGCTTTTGACTTTGCGGTAGAAAAGCAACAACTGACTCAATGGGGTGAGATGTTAGCTTTCGCTGCCGAAGTTACAAATAACGAGCAAATGAAAGAACTGTTAACCAGTTCTGCTTCTGCTGAGAAACTTGCAGAAATTTTTATCGCAATTTGTGGCGAACAGTTTGATGAATTTGGTCAGAACCTAATTAAGGTAATGGCTGAGAATGGCCGTTTACGAGCTATTCCTGATGTTTTTGAGCAATTCGTTGCTCTTAAGAAAGAGTATGAGAAGAATATCGATGTTGAAGTTATTTCAGCAACCGAACTTTCTGAACAACAACTTTCAGATATCAGTAACAAACTGGAGCAGCGTCTAGAACGTAAAGTTCAGCTGAATTGCAGTGTAGATGAGACCTTACTTGGTGGGGTCGTAATTCGAGCCGGAGATCTTGTCATCGATAACTCAGCGCGTGGTCGTTTGAACCGCCTGAGCGATGCCTTGCAATCTTGA
- the atpF gene encoding F0F1 ATP synthase subunit B produces the protein MNMNATLLGQALSFALFVWFCMKYVWPPIMQAIEERQKKIADGLQAAERAKKDLDLAQANASDSLKEAKRTATEVIEQANKRKAQILDEAREEAQAERQKILAQAASEVEAERNRARDELRKQVATLAIAGAEKILERAIDKDAHKDILDNITAKL, from the coding sequence GTGAATATGAACGCAACTCTGCTAGGTCAAGCTCTGTCATTCGCACTGTTTGTGTGGTTCTGCATGAAGTATGTATGGCCACCAATCATGCAAGCGATTGAAGAACGTCAGAAGAAAATTGCTGATGGTCTACAAGCCGCTGAGCGTGCAAAAAAAGATTTAGATCTAGCACAAGCCAACGCTTCAGATTCTTTGAAAGAAGCGAAGCGCACAGCAACAGAGGTCATCGAGCAAGCGAATAAACGCAAAGCTCAAATTCTAGATGAAGCTCGCGAGGAAGCTCAGGCAGAACGCCAGAAAATCCTAGCTCAAGCAGCATCAGAAGTTGAAGCTGAACGTAATCGTGCCCGCGATGAGCTGCGCAAACAAGTTGCAACTCTGGCAATTGCTGGTGCTGAGAAAATTCTTGAGCGTGCTATCGATAAAGATGCACACAAAGATATTCTCGACAACATTACTGCAAAACTTTAA
- the atpE gene encoding F0F1 ATP synthase subunit C, protein METLLSFSAIAVGIIVGLASLGTAIGFALLGGKFLEGAARQPEMAPMLQVKMFIIAGLLDAVPMIGIVIALLFTFANPFVGQLG, encoded by the coding sequence ATGGAAACTTTACTGAGCTTTTCTGCAATCGCCGTAGGTATCATCGTCGGTCTTGCTTCTCTTGGTACAGCGATTGGTTTCGCACTTCTAGGTGGTAAATTCCTTGAAGGTGCAGCTCGTCAACCAGAAATGGCTCCTATGCTACAAGTTAAGATGTTCATCATCGCGGGTCTACTGGATGCGGTTCCAATGATCGGTATCGTAATCGCACTTCTATTTACATTCGCGAACCCATTTGTTGGTCAACTAGGTTAA
- the atpB gene encoding F0F1 ATP synthase subunit A, with protein MAAHGEALTSSGYIEHHLSNLSLYKLGLVEAETSFWNVHIDSLFFSLFTGLIFLWIFRSVAKKATAGVPGKLQCFVEIVVEFVDTNVKDTFHGRNPLIAPLALTIFCWVLLMNIMDLVPIDFLPYPAQHWLGIPYLKVVPSADVNITMAMALGVFALMIYYSIKVKGLGGFAKELALHPFNHPVMIPFNLLIEVVSLLAKPLSLGMRLFGNMFAGEVVFILIAAMLPWWLQWMGSLPWAIFHILVILIQSFVFMMLTIVYLSMAHEDSDH; from the coding sequence ATGGCTGCGCATGGTGAAGCGCTAACATCGTCCGGATACATTGAACACCACTTATCTAACCTTTCTCTTTACAAGTTAGGTTTAGTTGAGGCGGAAACAAGTTTCTGGAACGTACATATCGATAGCCTGTTTTTTTCTTTGTTTACTGGATTGATTTTCCTTTGGATTTTCCGTTCTGTAGCGAAGAAGGCGACAGCGGGTGTACCGGGCAAGCTACAGTGTTTTGTTGAAATAGTGGTTGAATTTGTCGATACCAACGTCAAAGACACCTTCCATGGACGCAATCCATTAATAGCACCGTTGGCACTGACTATCTTTTGTTGGGTATTGCTAATGAACATCATGGACTTAGTTCCAATTGATTTCTTGCCGTATCCAGCACAGCATTGGCTAGGTATCCCTTACTTGAAAGTGGTTCCTTCGGCTGATGTGAACATCACCATGGCTATGGCACTGGGCGTATTTGCTTTAATGATTTACTACAGCATTAAAGTAAAAGGTCTGGGTGGTTTTGCGAAAGAATTAGCATTACATCCATTTAATCACCCTGTGATGATTCCGTTTAACCTACTAATTGAAGTGGTATCGCTATTAGCTAAACCTCTATCACTTGGTATGCGTCTATTCGGTAACATGTTCGCAGGTGAGGTTGTATTTATTCTTATCGCAGCAATGCTACCATGGTGGCTACAATGGATGGGTTCACTACCGTGGGCAATTTTCCATATTCTGGTAATTCTGATTCAATCTTTCGTGTTCATGATGTTGACTATCGTTTATCTGTCAATGGCACACGAAGATAGTGATCATTAA
- a CDS encoding F0F1 ATP synthase subunit I — protein MVAALARPGRELAKQLLMIQSGAVMVVAAGMAIAVNADWGISALIGGGICVFANAVFALCAFMFSGARAAKRIAVSFYTGEALKILITVVLFSVAYMYMQVELVPLKLTYLLALGINICAPVLFINNKK, from the coding sequence ATGGTAGCTGCGTTGGCTAGGCCAGGACGAGAGCTTGCAAAGCAATTGTTAATGATCCAGTCCGGCGCGGTTATGGTTGTGGCAGCAGGGATGGCGATTGCTGTAAATGCTGATTGGGGAATTTCAGCGCTGATTGGGGGAGGCATTTGTGTCTTTGCCAATGCGGTTTTTGCGCTGTGTGCTTTTATGTTTAGTGGAGCTCGCGCTGCAAAGCGTATCGCGGTCTCTTTCTACACTGGTGAAGCTCTTAAAATCCTCATTACAGTAGTTTTATTCTCTGTCGCTTACATGTATATGCAGGTGGAACTTGTTCCCCTGAAACTAACCTATTTGCTGGCTCTAGGTATTAATATCTGTGCGCCAGTGCTATTCATTAACAACAAAAAATAG
- a CDS encoding ParB/RepB/Spo0J family partition protein, which yields MSSKRGLGKGLDALLATSSLAREKQQVASHSQEMSSDGELQDIAITSLRPGIYQPRKDMSPEALEELSASIQSQGIIQPIVVRPINTGGYEIIAGERRWRAAKQAGLKQVPCLIKPVEDRAAIAMALIENIQREDLNAIEEAQALERLQDEFKLTHQQVADVIGKSRTTVSNLLRLNQLTDKVKQLVALRQLEMGHARALLMLEGEQQEEIAERIAKKQLTVRQTEQLVKKCLSEVSEEKNVLEDVEVQQMSQRLSENLGAKVSIVRSKNGKSKVTISLDEPQKLEQLVAKLQA from the coding sequence ATGTCGTCTAAACGTGGTTTAGGAAAAGGATTGGATGCGTTATTGGCAACCAGTTCTCTTGCTCGTGAAAAGCAACAAGTCGCATCACACAGTCAAGAGATGTCTTCTGATGGTGAATTACAAGATATCGCGATTACCAGCTTAAGACCGGGTATTTACCAACCCCGTAAAGATATGTCTCCTGAAGCTTTGGAAGAGCTGTCCGCGTCCATCCAGTCTCAAGGTATTATTCAGCCAATCGTAGTACGTCCAATTAACACCGGTGGTTACGAGATTATTGCGGGTGAACGTCGTTGGAGAGCGGCAAAACAAGCCGGTTTAAAACAAGTACCTTGTTTGATCAAGCCTGTAGAGGATCGAGCTGCGATCGCTATGGCATTGATCGAAAATATTCAACGTGAAGATCTTAACGCGATTGAAGAAGCTCAGGCTTTAGAGCGTCTGCAGGATGAATTTAAACTTACTCATCAACAAGTCGCAGATGTTATTGGTAAATCTCGTACGACGGTAAGTAATTTACTCCGTCTTAACCAGTTAACTGATAAAGTTAAGCAATTGGTTGCACTTAGGCAGCTGGAGATGGGCCATGCGCGTGCGCTGTTAATGCTGGAAGGTGAGCAGCAAGAAGAGATTGCAGAGCGTATTGCTAAGAAGCAATTAACCGTCAGACAAACAGAGCAATTAGTTAAAAAGTGTCTCTCAGAGGTATCTGAGGAAAAAAATGTGCTTGAAGACGTAGAAGTACAACAAATGTCACAAAGACTGAGTGAAAATTTAGGGGCAAAAGTGTCAATTGTTCGTTCCAAAAATGGAAAATCTAAGGTGACTATTAGCCTCGATGAACCCCAGAAACTAGAGCAATTGGTTGCAAAGTTACAAGCCTAA
- a CDS encoding ParA family protein gives MGKIVAIANQKGGVGKTTTCVNLAASMAATKRKVLVIDLDPQGNATMASGVDKYQVDATAYEFLVEEAPFEDVVCRNTAGHYDLIAANGDVTAAEIKLMEVFAREVRLKNALAAVRDNYDFIFIDCPPSLNLLTINAMAAADSVLVPMQCEYFALEGLTALMDTISKLAAVVNDKLKIEGLLRTMYDPRNRLANEVSDQLKKHFGNKVYRTVIPRNVRLAEAPSHGKPAMYYDKYSAGSKAYLALAGEMLRREEVIA, from the coding sequence GTGGGTAAAATCGTAGCGATCGCCAACCAGAAAGGTGGCGTAGGTAAAACAACAACTTGTGTTAACTTAGCAGCCTCAATGGCGGCAACTAAACGTAAAGTACTGGTCATCGATCTTGACCCTCAAGGGAACGCCACGATGGCAAGTGGTGTAGACAAATACCAAGTCGACGCTACCGCTTACGAATTTTTGGTGGAAGAAGCGCCATTTGAAGATGTGGTATGCCGCAATACTGCCGGTCACTATGATTTAATCGCTGCCAATGGCGATGTCACGGCTGCAGAAATCAAATTGATGGAAGTTTTTGCTCGTGAAGTCCGTCTAAAGAACGCTTTAGCTGCAGTTCGCGATAACTATGATTTCATCTTTATCGATTGTCCTCCTTCTTTAAACCTCCTTACAATCAACGCGATGGCCGCTGCAGACTCTGTGTTAGTGCCAATGCAATGTGAGTATTTCGCATTAGAAGGTTTAACAGCGTTAATGGACACTATCAGCAAACTCGCTGCAGTAGTGAACGACAAATTGAAAATCGAAGGCTTGCTTCGCACTATGTACGACCCACGTAACAGATTAGCGAATGAAGTTTCGGATCAGTTGAAAAAACACTTTGGTAACAAAGTCTATCGTACCGTTATTCCTCGTAATGTTCGTCTCGCTGAAGCGCCAAGTCATGGTAAACCAGCCATGTATTACGATAAATATTCTGCTGGCTCAAAAGCTTATTTAGCTTTAGCTGGAGAAATGCTTCGTCGCGAAGAAGTTATCGCCTAA
- the rsmG gene encoding 16S rRNA (guanine(527)-N(7))-methyltransferase RsmG, which translates to MDLRAKLDSLIAKTDLDVSDKQRQQLLGYVELLNKWNKAYNLTSVRDPADMLVKHILDSIVVSPYLNGERFIDVGTGPGLPGIPLAIMNPDKNFVLLDSLGKRIRFIKQVLHELGITNVTAVQSRVEEYDPEGGFDAVLSRAFASMSDMVEWCQHLPRANSGVFFALKGQLPQEEISLLPEWCSVTDVKALKVPELEGERHLVILSRKG; encoded by the coding sequence ATGGATTTACGTGCGAAATTAGATTCGTTAATCGCCAAAACAGACTTAGACGTTTCAGATAAGCAACGTCAGCAATTGCTTGGTTATGTTGAACTGCTGAACAAGTGGAACAAAGCGTATAATCTTACATCGGTAAGAGATCCAGCAGATATGTTAGTGAAACATATCCTTGATAGTATTGTGGTGAGCCCTTACCTTAACGGTGAGCGCTTCATCGACGTTGGAACGGGGCCTGGGTTGCCAGGTATTCCTCTGGCTATCATGAATCCTGATAAGAATTTTGTTTTATTAGATAGCTTGGGTAAGCGCATTCGCTTCATTAAGCAAGTTCTTCACGAACTTGGCATTACTAACGTCACTGCTGTTCAGAGTCGTGTTGAAGAATACGACCCTGAAGGTGGGTTTGATGCTGTCTTGAGTCGTGCTTTTGCTTCGATGTCAGATATGGTTGAGTGGTGCCAACACTTACCTCGTGCTAATTCAGGTGTGTTTTTTGCCCTCAAAGGACAACTACCCCAGGAAGAAATAAGTCTGTTACCTGAGTGGTGTTCTGTGACCGATGTCAAAGCTTTGAAAGTTCCAGAGTTAGAAGGCGAGCGTCATCTTGTAATCTTATCCCGTAAGGGATAA